From Haliotis asinina isolate JCU_RB_2024 chromosome 8, JCU_Hal_asi_v2, whole genome shotgun sequence, a single genomic window includes:
- the LOC137295136 gene encoding mucin-2-like — protein sequence MVDATMCSLLTDSDANLAALTDIAVSSLVNTHIPLLGHLCGDLPDKVVWKMVYLSCHQVRAQDRCTMLSVVTDYIVHSPVRLETSKSGTNPSDIIRVLAQCWQNTLPSGKRDLDVRSLHKLTVTLARCVSQLRRYHLHDPFIVVLKQAMQLKKQARVDLSTMSFPTIHEPNFPRIAEISHNKMRRFRSYANLAPTAASLLTSPSPAHQKPPSQVRPVYQPSLIQQKVSTPLRLLHTVRPQPPRSIPVPQKPCVSGNVNRPVRTNPSSSMSSSSPVIRITHVMARKVPLAPAQRNTHAAVLKLVPAPHTRSASTRKNPSTLAQQNPSSQVRNMSSQNPRVQAPPFPGYTPVMVPTSSPTSVQAPQIPPFRTYASTISPPRPFSTARQIPSTHTQPISSTPVRVYSSTLARQNPVATATKQSSSPPHRQSTTSNRYLSSWHSAPSPVRRDTSVIRATTGCTLQQRQRPYTPTHHQPTSSTKTQPATVPQSIPSDSSPATQTRNLGTLPQSANRLTSKQRFLIHAELKRLHLVSTSPAMPLHTSRMSLTPSKRSSASVAASEVSAHHPAKEILVEVRQSVYKQKQGSTLHPADRAVTKELFFN from the exons ATGGTGGATGCAACAATGTGCAGCCTCTTAACAGATTCTGACGCCAACCTCGCGGCACTGACAGATATAGCAGTGAGTTCCCTTGTGAACACTCATATACCTCTACTTGGGCACCTTTGTGGAGATCTCCCCGACAAAGTGGTCTGGAAGATGGTG TATCTGAGCTGCCACCAGGTGAGAGCACAAGACAGGTGTACGATGCTGAGTGTTGTCACTGACTACATAGTCCACAGTCCTGTCCGTCTGGAGACTTCAAAATCAGGAACCAATCCTTCAGATATCATCCGCGTTTTGGCCCAATGTTGGCAAAACACCCTTCCTTCTGGAAAGAGAG ATTTAGATGTTCGGTCTTTGCACAAGCTCACAGTTACCCTGGCCAGATGCGTGTCACAGCTGAGGAGATACCACCTCCACGATCCCTTCATAGTAGTACTAAAGCAAGCCATGCAACTGAAAAAGCAGGCCCGTGTCGACCTTAGCACGATGAGTTTTCCAACTATACACGAGCCCAACTTTCCGCGGATTGCTGAAATCTCCCACAACAAGATGAGAAGGTTCCGATCTTACGCAAACCTTGCTCCCACGGCTGCGTCTTTGCTAACGTCTCCCTCACCAGCTCATCAAAAACCTCCCTCACAAGTGCGGCCAGTTTATCAACCTTCACTGATCCAACAGAAGGTCTCAACGCCGCTTCGCCTGCTACATACCGTACGGCCACAGCCTCCACGATCCATACCTGTTCCACAGAAGCCATGTGTATCAGGCAATGTGAACAGACCAGTGAGAACCAACCCATCAAGCAGCATGTCCTCGTCTTCGCCAGTTATACGAATCACTCATGTTATGGCTCGCAAGGTCCCACTGGCACCAGCCCAACGAAACACCCATGCAGCAGTTCTCAAGCTCGTGCCTGCACCACACACTCGGTCTGCTTCAACTCGCAAGAATCCCTCTACCCTAGCTCAACAAAACCCATCATCACAAGTTCGAAATATGTCCTCACAGAACCCACGTGTACAAGCCCCACCATTTCCCGGATACACTCCTGTAATGGTCCCTACGTCGTCCCCTACATCTGTGCAAGCTCCGCAGATTCCACCATTTCGCACGTATGCTTCAACCATATCTCCACCGAGGCCGTTTTCAACGGCTCGACAGatcccatctacacacacacaaccgaTCTCATCTACCCCAGTTCGAGTGTATTCTTCAACACTCGCACGGCAGAACCCGGTTGCAACAGCTACAAAGCAATCTTCCTCTCCGCCGCATCGACAGTCTACAACAAGTAACAGATACCTCTCTTCATGGCACAGCGCACCTAGTCCAGTTCGACGGGATACGTCAGTGATACGTGCAACAACCGGGTGTACTCTTCAGCAGCGACAACGACcttacacaccaacacaccatcaaCCAACTTCATCAACCAAAACCCAACCGGCGACTGTCCCTCAGTCAATTCCGTCTGATTCTTCGCCAGCAACTCAAACAAGGAATCTTGGTACATTACCTCAGTCTGCTAACAGACTCACCAGCAAACAACGGTTCTTAATACATGCTGAATTGAAAAGACTTCATCTCGTCTCTACAAGCCCTGCTATGCCACTGCACACATCAAGGATGTCTCTCACTCCCAGCAAGCGATCCAGCGCATCAGTAGCAGCTTCGGAAGTTTCTGCCCATCATCCCGCAAAGGAGATACTGGTAGAAGTCCGACAGTCTGTCTACAAACAGAAACAAGGCAGCACTCTCCACCCAGCAGACAGAGCCGTGACCAAGGAGCTGTTTTTCAACTAG